The sequence TGGTCACCTTACAAGTCGTTCCAGTTTCACGCAGTCGGGTACGCAAATCGGCGATTTCAGAAACGGATAAGCCTTTGTAGTCGATCACAATGGTTAATTGCGATTCACTCAAGAGGTCTTTTAACTCCGCTACAACTTGTTTTTTATCTTCTAGTGTTCTGCCCACACGCGCTTGCACCTCCTAGTATTCATCAGTCTTTCCCCCTTCATCAAAAAAACCTCGGATGATTTTCCGAGGCTTGATGACCCACCCTCCCAACCGCCCAAGATTTCTATTTGGGCAACAGGGGGAAGTTTGGGTATCCACCTCGGCAGGAAATTTAAGTCTTTTCTTTGACTCCTGCTGTCTTTGGCTTCTACTATTTTCTGTATTGAGTTGTTAACTTATGCTGCTTCGGTTGAACTCTCCACGGATTAAAATCGCGTGGATTCCAATCGAAACCACTCAATGGATGGTAACTGAGCTTGTCGAAGTTAAAATCACAAATCGAGTGTTAGAAAGGAGTCTCCCGAAGGAGTGGCACGTTCAAATATGCCCTAAAGACCTCGGCTAAACAAAAGTTTAGCTGTATCTCTACTTCTAGATTACTTGCAAGTTACTTTCATACTGCCGAGCAAGACTCCGTTGTTTAAGTATTAACAAGGTTTTTTAATGAACCTGACGGGTTTTTCACCATCTTTGGGTTTCGTACATTATAGCAGACACAGAAGACTAAAGTCTTTGTTCGCCTGTTCCTGAGCGGGAGTTGAGCGGCTCGGGTGAGCTCGCCGAACCCCTGTCGAAACTTGTCGAAGGATTCATCCATCCGTTTGAAACGGATGGCTTTCTGACTGTTTTATTGTAATTTGTAGTCTCTTAAACCTGCAATATCCACTTCAATCGCGGGGCCCATACTTGCAGAAACATAAATGCTGCGCCAGTATTTGCCTTTTGCTCCAGAAGGACGATTGCGATCGAGCGTTTCTTGTAATGCTTTGAGATTGGCTAACAGGTCTTCTGCTGAAAAAGAGACCTTTCCAAACATAACATGAACGATACCTGTGCGATCAGCGCGGAATTCTTGTTTCCCCGCTTTAAACTCTTGAATCGCGGATTCTAATTCATTGGTCACCGTTCCTCCTTTTGGAGAAGGCATTAATCCTTTCGGTCCGAGAACACGACCCAATTTCGCAACCTGTGGCATCATATCTGGCGTTGCCATGACCACATCAAAATCCATGCGACCATTTTGGATTTCTTGAATTAGTTCTTCCGAACCGACCACTTCTGCACCCGCTTCGGTGGCTTCATTCACTTTTTCAC comes from Halothece sp. PCC 7418 and encodes:
- the rplA gene encoding 50S ribosomal protein L1 — translated: MPKQPSRRMRELLEKVEDRPYEPLSALELLKETATAKFEETAEAHVRLGIDPKYSDQQIRTTVTFPKGTGQSVRVAVITRGEKVNEATEAGAEVVGSEELIQEIQNGRMDFDVVMATPDMMPQVAKLGRVLGPKGLMPSPKGGTVTNELESAIQEFKAGKQEFRADRTGIVHVMFGKVSFSAEDLLANLKALQETLDRNRPSGAKGKYWRSIYVSASMGPAIEVDIAGLRDYKLQ